ATTTAGTATGGGCAGGTTGGTTTGACCCACAACCACTTTTAGAGTACTTTTTTTTACTTGTTACGAAAAAAATTATCATTGAACTACAGATTTAAGTCCTTAAACAAATCAATTTTGGAGGTTGCATAAATTAAAAATTCTGAGACTTTTAAACCATGTAACCTGTTCtgatttagtaattgaaatgcaacaaattataactttttttttttttgtaaaccaAGACATATAAATACCGTCGGATGAGGGGAAGGAACTACTATGCATCCCACCGGCGGGCCCATTGGTATTCGGTATAAAGTTTCCAGAATTGACAGCCGAAACCATGTTATTATTGCGATTTCCAGCCAAGAACGACTGATCAATTGAAGATGAAACATTCAAGTTTGAATTCCCATTTTGAGAAACACCCGGAGTAGGAATCATTGTCCCCATAGCAACTGAGGTATTACCGTGTTGCTGATACTGTTGAttgtgattattagtattattattattattattcaagggGAGACGTTTTATCAAAAAATGTAACCGAGTTTCCAGTGTTTCCAAGTTCATATATTCCTCCTGAAAGTAACATACAAAAACTATTTAAGTAATTAAGTTTAGATAAATAGATATAAGGTTTAAAATAGTTGCACAAGAAGCGAACCTTTGAAGTAGCTGTTTTAAAAAGGCCTTCTTCTAGGCGTTTAACAATATCCAACACTTTCTTTTGAGCGATTTCTTGAGTTTGTTGTCGTTGCATTAGAAAATCATAGCTGGAGAAGAAAAACAACAttaaaaacatataaaatttaTCCATGGTGTAAAGAGGATGTCTTGAAGCACATATACAGTGACCACATAAATCCGATCTTGACCCATTGGCCGGCATTGGCCGATTATTTACGAGGAGTTTGAAAAATCTAATAGATTAGCTTCTAAAAAGAGATTAATCGAGGATAGATCAGGATCTTTACAACCACATGTACGGTACAATCCATTAATGCACGATTTTGGAGGATTTATCAATATCGTTGGTGGATTAAGCATTGCCCATCAATCGAAGTTGCCAGTTTCAACCCATTTACTTATCAATAAGTTGATGCgaattattattgaaataatataggTTTGTAATCAACTAATCCTATTTTATACGCCAACTATTTAAGAAAAGGTTATAAAATTGTGGATGACCGGGTTGTGTGCAGGTTACCACTCGTAATATCAATGACTAGACATGCCCAAAACATGTAAAAGATTAAGAAATCTTACATCCTCTCTTGTATGAATCGACGTGCCTTCAGAAAACCAGGCTCCATATTGAGTGTATTTCGCTGACCTGGATTTTGCATCATGTTTTGTTGATGCGGCATGGCAGGCAATGAAGTCCCGGTCTGATTGGTCACCTGCCCGGAAAACTGCCCGGCCATATGCGTTTGTAAATTCATCTTTAACCTGTAGGCGTCAATATacgatataatatacaatacaatgcaACAATGTACACTTGATCGATATCACCCGTTGAGTTGCgatgcataatcatttaatcaaGCTCTATGCATCATTTTCCCTAGCTTCAATCTTGAGGATGCAGCAATTGAAAATTCGACTCCTGCAGTTAATAATGACAATTACTTCACACATGTTTTAAACTATAGCTTTTGTAGATTACACAACAATATACATCTTGTAGTAGATTTACGGAATCAATAACGGAAGCTATTGTCACTTGTACATAAACAAAGTTTAATCATCACCTTATACGGTAACATTCTCATATGAGTACTTATATAATAGCCAAGTTTAAATCAGATCAAAGAGACTATTTTAAATGACAAACAAAAACTGCAGTGAAGTACTAGAGACTAGAGAGTAATCTCATACAATCAACCATCAACTATAAGATTAAactacaatttcaattcacaagtaAGATTAAATTAAGATAAAATAAGTCACAATCAAACCTAATTAATCTCAATATAAATACAGAATTTAGATATACtgttatatatattacattaatgATTCTAGAAAATGATGATGGTATAAAAATTGAACTTTATGCACAAATAAAAAAATTtgatacaaatttaaaccttcattTAATTATTGATACTTGAAATTACATGGCAACTCAACAAGTATTAAAATCATAAATCCCCAATTACATAAAACAGAATAAAATTGAACAATTGAATCATTCTACAAACAAATCTATAATCTGAAAAGGAATAAAAATTATTCAATTCATAGCTAAATCAACTAAAGCACAATAACCCTAAACCCAAAATTCTGCAAAATTGAGATGATCAAACACAAATTAAGTACAATTAATCAATAATTAATTGTGATCGCAGTACAATTACCTTAATTTATCGTTTGAAGTTAAGATAGCAGATGTTGATCAGTTATTAAGAGATGAAATTGGAACCTAATAACATACGACTTGTTGCAGAGTACAAGAGAGAGAAAAAAGGGGAGAATTTTGTCGGACCTAGATATAGAAATATGAAAATGAATATTGTTATTACCCGGTTTATTCGGGTAATCGGGTTGATGTTGGAATGACCCGAAACAATTTTTATTTCTTTCTAAATTTGGATTGTGAAAAGAGTTTGTTATGTTTTGTGAACCTATGAAAGAACCAGCTAACAGAGACTACCTTTATATAGTCTTACTGGCATCTAGTTGACACAAGTTGAAGTACATAAAATGataaaatcaaaaatataaaatataaaatgataattattattactcgTATATCATTTACAAAGAACAAGGTGTTTTTTAACCATATCTATtttcattttatttcattttatctAAAAAAAGTAGGGAGTAATTTGTGCTCATGAGCCACAAGTTAAGATTGTTTAATGAACATTAATTCAAgtataaaattttataaatattcaaaagtttaattaatttagtatatggCTATTAAAGGAAATAAAAGAGTTTACTACTTGAATTATTTAAATTAATCGAAAACTTTTAGTGTAATTAATGATTTTTAACTTCGGCACAAGTTAGTCTAACCCAATACTTAGTACGCGTTTATTAGCAAAAATTGGAAGAAAAAAAATTACATAGATGGTCCATGATATTTAGTCCCAAATTACTATTAGTAtcgttaaattttattatttttttcttgatCATCATCGTTGATTTGTAGTTTGAAAATGACAGTTGCCCGCTAAACGGAAGTTAATTATTTTGTAAAGGAATACCAATGTAattctttttaattatttttatttaatttatgtttacGTTTAATATGTTTGACATATTACCCGTACTAAATTACAACCCTAATTGCTAAAAGGCTCGGTGCTACGCCACAGTGCTACTGTTACATACATAGCTGACTTGGGAGCCATGAAGTTACATGGGATGAATGTTATGATATGGTTATCATCATGGTCAAAACAATTAGTGCGCCATGGATCGCGATGGATTTAGTTCAACAATTGCACATTTGGAGTCAACAGTATAAAACCTTGTGATTCCAGCTGACCCCACAATCATTGTGAAATCATAACAAGCCTGGTAAAAGGGAAACTGGATCTAATTCATAAAAGAGTACAAAGTTTATCTAGACAATTTCAGTCATCAATCAGGCTTTTGCTCACCGTCAATCAAATCTTCTTAGTTATATATGGTTTAAGATTGAACCATGCCTTGTAAAATTATCATGAATATGGATTAAATAGCATAGTCCGCTTCATTCGCAAGTAGAACAAACTTTTTGAACGATAGACATCGTTCTAAGTTTGCTGGTAACAAGTGAGCTATTCTTTAGACAATCAAATATCAAGTACTAAAATGAAAGGGAGAAACCTGAAGCTAGCGTTCATTGTTATATGGTGTGCAACATACATCATAATGACATCATTAAGTTCTACAGGTAATCAATAACATCATTAAGTTACAAAATTCGCAATGGAAACAACTTTATGACATCAAATTCAACAACTCTAATAAGATCTCAGCACTAATAGAGGTACATTAAAACATCGGTAAAAACTTTAAATCAACGGGGTGCGGCATACATCTGACTATTATCATACTGACCATAACCTGCTTGTGGTTGTGGCTGTGGCTGTGGCTGTGGCTGTGGCTGTGGCTGTGGCTGTGGCTGTGGCTGTGGCTGTGGCTGTGGCTGCGTAACATAACCACCTGCTTGAGGAGCAGATTGATCGTAACCAGACTGAGCAGGGACCGAAGCTGGAACTGGAGTGGGCTGAGAATAAGCTGGCTGAACCGGTGGCTGTGCACCATAAGCCATTCCTGGACCGCCACCATAAGCTGGTGGGTCTGGACCTCTTTGGTAACCATAAGCTGCACTTGCTGGAGCCGGTTGTTCAGAATATCCAGGTTGTGCAGGATACTGACCATAACCAGCAGTGGGTCCTGGCTGAGCATAGCCAGGAGTGGGCTGCTGTCCACCGGCCTGACCATACCCAGGAAGCGGCTGACCATAACCAGCAGTGGGTCCCATTGAGTGACTATACCCATCGTTACCTGTAGGAGGTGGAGCGTTACCATATTGAGGGTAAGCTGGCTGCACTGGCCGACTAGATGGAGGGTATGGCTGTTGCTGAGGTGGACCATAAGGCCCCTGTGGTGGGCCACTGTATGGTGGCTTACCATACTGCTCCTGCTGACAGTACCCGTACCCTGGATTAGTGTTGGAACCATGCGGGTAAGCTGAAGGCGGCTGAGTACCTTGATTTCCATATGGATGCTGACTAGGACCCTGATTGTCATACCTGGGTTCACCATAACCTTGACCATACCCCTGTGACGCATTCTGTGAATAAGGAGCCGGTTGCCCGTAATCTGGCCCTTGAGGTTGACCGTAGTTGTAATTCACTTGAGAAGGAGGTGGGCCCATGGCAGGCCCAGGAGCATGAGAACGGATAGGGGGTGGTCCAGATGGTGGGCCTTGCCCGCCATAGTAGTCATAACCGGGTTGTTCTGGTGGACCCTGCATGTTTGTTGGAGGTCTTTGGTCCCAACCATAATTGTTCTTCGGTGGAGGTTGATGCGGAGGATAATTCCCGTAACCCTGCGAGGAATAAGGTGGATTCTGAGATGGATAGCCGCCTCCTCTGGGTGGATAGTTGTTATATCCGGTTGGCTGTGAAGGATAACCGCCTCGTGGTCCCCACTGTGGACCAGGTCCGCGTGGACGGAAGCTTTGCTGATTGTTACCACCTGATGAAGTTGATGACCTTATAGGCTACATATTGAAACAATTAATATAATCAATACCatcatatattatattttaattttcagACTAACAAAAGGAACAAAACAATACACTAAATCGAGCACCAAACAAAGAATGGGTTATTATGTGAGGTACAGGAGGAATATATTACACATCTGGCActaaaaatatactccgtaatagaGTACAATATAAGTTTCATAAAAAACAATTATATCAAACAAAAATCTTAAAACAGACGAAACAAATCAAAGGCATAACTcaagtaatattactaatattccAACCACATCATGATAGTTTGTACATCAATCAATTTCGTAGCAAACAACACGTTAGATGTTAGAAACGTTGCCTAAGTCAAGAACACAAGTGAACCCTAAGAAACGGAGATAGTATAAATTTAAAATTCTACCGCACATCATCTGGCTTATTCTATACTGATGTACCCTGCTTATAGTTACGAGAGAATAAACCGAATTTGCATAGTTATATTCCCAACCAAAATTGAAGCACTGTAAACTACATGCAAGATATTTAAGAATATTCTAAAACTGGGTAAGCGGGCAAGCAAAATTAAGAGAACTAAGTAGAACTTTAACAGAAGCGCGAGTTATAAGACAGCAATTAGATTTAGCCATATGTTAGAGCAGCACTAAACTTTGGTGTACTCTTATAATAGAGTTTCATATAACACCAAACAAAATTCTACCCAACACGCATTAGCTGCAACTATATCAACTCGCATACTGCTTAAAACCAGTAATTAAATAAATAAGGCGTGAGATGCTTAGACAAGATGAAGGAATATAGCGACACGCGTCATAATACCAGACAGCAACTTGAAGTAAAGGACCTGACATGACATGCTAATCCACTACCATACGACTTCATGTCTCAAGAAAGAATCATATAAGATTCAAAAAATAGAAAATTACTATCACAGCATGATACCATCTTCCAACACGTAGTTCATGCATATGATGTCACTATGAGGATGACTAGCATTAAATAGTCTTTTACTaagataagtattagtattagtattatggaTCTTTGAGTCTTGAAGCAATCTTACCAACTATTAACCTCCTTCATTAGCAAGGGTTAATGCGTGATACCTTTCCTCAGAGTGATAAGTGTATTGCTACACCAAGAAAAGCAATGCTGACCCGGTGTGTGATGAAAGAATAAGCCGAATCTGCAATTTTTACAGCCAACCAGTTCCAAAAATGGACACCTTTAAAATTAAATCAAATCATCACAACCCACATCTCATTTTCATATCAACTGCATTCATTTCAAGTCACTAGGCATGATGAATTATTTTCATATCGACTATGCTCATGACCTAAGAATTAAATGTGCCACACCCTATTTAGGGTTACCTAAGACTTTTTCACACCAGATAAAAGGTGCACAAAATCAGCAACACACATAACGACTACAAAGTATACTCAAGAAGAATCCGCACAAACTACAACAGTATGATGCTGCAAGTAAGCCATATCTAAGCATTCAATGGAAATTCAGGAAAAAGGACAGTAATACAATCAAATAACTGCATCATGTACTGGTATCACTTGTTAAATTTACATTTCGACATCTACCCTAGGCAGACTCCACTAGACCTCCTCGCATTATTTCATGTGATAATAAAACTTTGATGTATTAGTTAAAAGCATACAAGGTGCAATAAGATATCATGATAAACTCAGGTCCATAAATCATAATAGTTTTAAGCCAACTGCCACTAGGAATCCTCAAACTATTTTCAAGCTACTAAAACCAACTGTGTCCATGATAATATAATGGCAATATCTTGCACAGACATGGTAATAAGTGCGTGGTTCCAGAACTGAAGATCCAGTACTCAAACTTACAACTACAGAACACAAAAAATTAACAAGTGAAATTTCGGAATCTAATGATTTTTCTAGGATGAATATGTCATAATTGACTATTATACATAGGTAGAGGTAGACAAGTTTAGAACCAAAAGCATCGTGATTCTCTATAAGCAAGCATTAGGGTTAATGCGTGATACCTTTCCTCAGAGTGAAAAGTGGTTGCTTATTGCTACACCAAAAGAAAGCAACGGTGACCCGGTGTGACGAAAGAATAAGCCGAATCTGCAATTTTTAAAGCCAACCAATTCCAAAAACGGGCACCTTTAAAGTTAAATCAAATCATCACAGCCCACATCTCATTTGCATATTGAACTGCATTCATGTCAAGTCACTAGGGCATGATGAA
This genomic window from Rutidosis leptorrhynchoides isolate AG116_Rl617_1_P2 chromosome 2, CSIRO_AGI_Rlap_v1, whole genome shotgun sequence contains:
- the LOC139894659 gene encoding uncharacterized protein isoform X1 — its product is MADEDVMGSVSPTPSDHKRKLDELDSEPFEQPPPSAADSNGNSDSVADGDAVNTTTEEGHDAKRPRVDDKFDGAVEAGENGENGHSDEREEEPKESNTESATNEPAVKNIEPEDDQEKPNEPLDALNKESATNEPDAKSSELQSADNPEESAKEDHHESGVEQPTSVDDSAPTDVASQDDVSGLNEHPTSTDKPTSRKMEVPSNKVGVLIGKAGDTIRTLQYSSGARIQITRDADADPTSATRPVELIGSIENINKAERLIKEVIAEADAGGSPSLVAKGLSVNSSGIGEQVHIQVPNDKVGVIIGKGGETIKSLQARSGARIQLIPQHLPEGDQTKERTVRVTGDRNQIETAKELIKEVMEQPIRSSTSSGGNNQQSFRPRGPGPQWGPRGGYPSQPTGYNNYPPRGGGYPSQNPPYSSQGYGNYPPHQPPPKNNYGWDQRPPTNMQGPPEQPGYDYYGGQGPPSGPPPIRSHAPGPAMGPPPSQVNYNYGQPQGPDYGQPAPYSQNASQGYGQGYGEPRYDNQGPSQHPYGNQGTQPPSAYPHGSNTNPGYGYCQQEQYGKPPYSGPPQGPYGPPQQQPYPPSSRPVQPAYPQYGNAPPPTGNDGYSHSMGPTAGYGQPLPGYGQAGGQQPTPGYAQPGPTAGYGQYPAQPGYSEQPAPASAAYGYQRGPDPPAYGGGPGMAYGAQPPVQPAYSQPTPVPASVPAQSGYDQSAPQAGGYVTQPQPQPQPQPQPQPQPQPQPQPQPQPQAGYGQYDNSQMYAAPR
- the LOC139894659 gene encoding uncharacterized protein isoform X2, which codes for MADEDVMGSVSPTPSDHKRKLDELDSEPFEQPPPSAADSNGNSDSVADGDAVNTTTEEGHDAKRPRVDDKFDGAEAGENGENGHSDEREEEPKESNTESATNEPAVKNIEPEDDQEKPNEPLDALNKESATNEPDAKSSELQSADNPEESAKEDHHESGVEQPTSVDDSAPTDVASQDDVSGLNEHPTSTDKPTSRKMEVPSNKVGVLIGKAGDTIRTLQYSSGARIQITRDADADPTSATRPVELIGSIENINKAERLIKEVIAEADAGGSPSLVAKGLSVNSSGIGEQVHIQVPNDKVGVIIGKGGETIKSLQARSGARIQLIPQHLPEGDQTKERTVRVTGDRNQIETAKELIKEVMEQPIRSSTSSGGNNQQSFRPRGPGPQWGPRGGYPSQPTGYNNYPPRGGGYPSQNPPYSSQGYGNYPPHQPPPKNNYGWDQRPPTNMQGPPEQPGYDYYGGQGPPSGPPPIRSHAPGPAMGPPPSQVNYNYGQPQGPDYGQPAPYSQNASQGYGQGYGEPRYDNQGPSQHPYGNQGTQPPSAYPHGSNTNPGYGYCQQEQYGKPPYSGPPQGPYGPPQQQPYPPSSRPVQPAYPQYGNAPPPTGNDGYSHSMGPTAGYGQPLPGYGQAGGQQPTPGYAQPGPTAGYGQYPAQPGYSEQPAPASAAYGYQRGPDPPAYGGGPGMAYGAQPPVQPAYSQPTPVPASVPAQSGYDQSAPQAGGYVTQPQPQPQPQPQPQPQPQPQPQPQPQPQAGYGQYDNSQMYAAPR